One region of Armigeres subalbatus isolate Guangzhou_Male chromosome 3, GZ_Asu_2, whole genome shotgun sequence genomic DNA includes:
- the LOC134219847 gene encoding borealin-like isoform X1: MTRTKTRRLVSQKRGSADERTRIENKMRDFEVNVECELANLELKFRDEMDRVQRLVDGLKTRIPKKFLCMTIDQIREYNEEADKIDASFYGDRTAALANLSIMLEKSVRKKSKDDGYLTEESENDRLSTMSSTSKRMGPLMSAKFRRRSKSTGAVNTSTASKTLFHSTSMVDRSVLGKTLGSSMTVKDRMSRAKIRTPMTNARKAISVDRIYSAITPKVQPNAALALIRHARLGEPVYSITGSPVITSNILEATANVNIPIANGMLSIRPTEMDSVDPTLVRKIDPNVLSELKQLQDNLNVIMRSLKL; this comes from the exons ATGACCCGCACAAAAACCCGTCGGCTTGTCAGCCAAAAACGAGgatcggctgacgaacgaacTCGCATCGAAAATAAAATGCGCGACTTCGAAGTAAATG tggagTGTGAATTGGCAAATCTAGAGCTAAAGTTTCGCGATGAAATGGATCGAGTTCAACGATTGGTCGACGGCCTTAAAACGCGAATCCCAAAAAAGTTCCTCTGTATGACTATTGATCAAATAAGAGAATAT aatgaaGAAGCTGATAAAATTGACGCCTCGTTCTATGGAGATCGCACTGCTGCCTTGGCGAATTTAAGCATTATGCTGGAAAAGTCAGTACGTAAAAAGTCCAAGGATGATG GTTACCTTACAGAGGAAAGCGAGAACGACCGTCTGTCGACGATGTCGTCGACTTCTAAGCGCATGGGACCGCTCATGTCTGCTAAATTTCGGCGCCGCAGCAAATCTACAGGGGCGGTTAATACGTCTACCGCGAGTAAAACTCTGTTCCACAGCACATCAATGGTAGATCGATCTGTATTGGGAAAAACTTTGGGCTCCAGCATGACTGTGAAAGACCGCATGTCAAG GGCCAAAATTCGTACTCCGATGACAAATGCTCGCAAAGCGATCAGCGTGGATAGAATCTACAGCGCGATTACACCCAAAGTCCAACCGAATGCTGCACTTGCCCTAATTCGCCACGCTCGCTTAGGTGAACCGGTATATTCTATAACCGGAAGCCCCGTCATCACTTCGAA CATTCTCGAGGCAACGGCAAATGTAAACATTCCAATCGCGAATGGGATGCTCTCGATTCGCCCTACTGAAATGGACTCCGTGGATCCCACACTGGTGCGAAAGATTGATCCAAATGTTTTGTCCGAGCTGAAACAACTTCAGGACAATCTCAACGTGATCATGCGATCTCTCAAATTGTAA
- the LOC134219847 gene encoding borealin-like isoform X2: MTRTKTRRLVSQKRGSADERTRIENKMRDFEVNVECELANLELKFRDEMDRVQRLVDGLKTRIPKKFLCMTIDQIREYNEEADKIDASFYGDRTAALANLSIMLEKSVRKKSKDDEESENDRLSTMSSTSKRMGPLMSAKFRRRSKSTGAVNTSTASKTLFHSTSMVDRSVLGKTLGSSMTVKDRMSRAKIRTPMTNARKAISVDRIYSAITPKVQPNAALALIRHARLGEPVYSITGSPVITSNILEATANVNIPIANGMLSIRPTEMDSVDPTLVRKIDPNVLSELKQLQDNLNVIMRSLKL, from the exons ATGACCCGCACAAAAACCCGTCGGCTTGTCAGCCAAAAACGAGgatcggctgacgaacgaacTCGCATCGAAAATAAAATGCGCGACTTCGAAGTAAATG tggagTGTGAATTGGCAAATCTAGAGCTAAAGTTTCGCGATGAAATGGATCGAGTTCAACGATTGGTCGACGGCCTTAAAACGCGAATCCCAAAAAAGTTCCTCTGTATGACTATTGATCAAATAAGAGAATAT aatgaaGAAGCTGATAAAATTGACGCCTCGTTCTATGGAGATCGCACTGCTGCCTTGGCGAATTTAAGCATTATGCTGGAAAAGTCAGTACGTAAAAAGTCCAAGGATGATG AGGAAAGCGAGAACGACCGTCTGTCGACGATGTCGTCGACTTCTAAGCGCATGGGACCGCTCATGTCTGCTAAATTTCGGCGCCGCAGCAAATCTACAGGGGCGGTTAATACGTCTACCGCGAGTAAAACTCTGTTCCACAGCACATCAATGGTAGATCGATCTGTATTGGGAAAAACTTTGGGCTCCAGCATGACTGTGAAAGACCGCATGTCAAG GGCCAAAATTCGTACTCCGATGACAAATGCTCGCAAAGCGATCAGCGTGGATAGAATCTACAGCGCGATTACACCCAAAGTCCAACCGAATGCTGCACTTGCCCTAATTCGCCACGCTCGCTTAGGTGAACCGGTATATTCTATAACCGGAAGCCCCGTCATCACTTCGAA CATTCTCGAGGCAACGGCAAATGTAAACATTCCAATCGCGAATGGGATGCTCTCGATTCGCCCTACTGAAATGGACTCCGTGGATCCCACACTGGTGCGAAAGATTGATCCAAATGTTTTGTCCGAGCTGAAACAACTTCAGGACAATCTCAACGTGATCATGCGATCTCTCAAATTGTAA